The genomic interval TATAACAAACTTGGATGTGATGCTTGCTAAACGGAAGATGACTCTTACTCAGCTTTCGAAAGCTATCGGTATCTCATTAACCAACTTATCCTTACTCAAAACTGGTAATGTAAAAGGTTTACGGTATAACACTCTGGAAAAGATCTGCATTGTACTGGACTGCCAGCCAGGTGATATATTGGAATATAGACCAGATGAAGATGAGGATGAAGATTCGAAGTAGATCCATCCATCGGGTTATGAGCCCGACCTAAATACCAAAAAATCATGTCACGCTGTGGGTGCTTCTTTCATCCCGACCGTCCCCCCGTCATTTTCGAATCGAAGTTGAAAAGTTCGGTTGAAAAGCATAATGATGTGATGAGTTAGTTAGTATCCTCACTTGAAGAATCATCCGTTTTATTTTACTTCTCCTCTATTACATATATGGCTATCGCTTTCCCAAATTTTTCGGTGTACGGTGACGAACTTACATTACCATCTTTATCTACACTAAATGACTGATGGATTTTGTTATCTGTGCCTAACATCACAACACCATTAGCACCCAATTGTGCGGCTTCAATTTTTAGACGCTCTATGACTTTATTCATTTTACTTTGCCAAGTAAAAAGAATTGCAGGGTCTTTAAATGCAAAATTACTTCCTGCATCAATCAATGCAATTTTTTCATATTCTTCAGGATAGTCTAGATATACTTTCACTTGAGATGGAGATACTGGTGCTCTTGTTTCACCTACAACTATACGGGAAACAGGAAGACATCCAACCAAAATCATAACTATTAATAAACAAATTGATTTTCTCATTTTAACCTCCTCGCTTAAACCAGATCCATACTAACAGATTGAAATTCTGGTTTGCGACGCTCTTCCAATGCCCAGCTCCAAACTACGAAGTTGGCTAAAAGTAAAAGTATAGCTATAAATCTAATTCTCACGGTGGAATATAAAGATTAATGCAGAATAATGCTGGGAAACAAAAATCTCGCCTAAAACAAATGTTGGAATGGTTGACAAAAAAGAAAAGTCTTGATAAGGGTTCGATGCTGATTCTGTGGATAGCCGTTCCTTTAATACTCACCATTACGGTTTTCCGCAGACAAAATCTCACCTGAAAAACTTAACAAAGCTATCCCCCTCACCATTAGCATCGACCACGAAGGCAACATTACCCATAAGATCTCAGGCTTCAAGAGCGGGGACGAGTTGAGAAGTCTCATTCAGCCGCTCATATGATTCCGCCCAGCACAAGGTTAATAAAATTGGTCACTTTATTGCTTGAACAAAAATACTTGACATCAGCTAAAAGGACTCGTAATTTGCAAAAGCGATAAGGGGGTCTTGATTAATGTTATTCTCAAAGTCAGTAGAATATGCCATTCAGGCGCTGGTTTATCTGGCGGAAAGGGATTCTCCCGATCCGGTTATGGTCGGTCAGGTGGCAAAGGCGTACAACATTCCGCATCAGTTCCTGGCAAAAATTGCTCAAACGCTGGTGAAGCACAGACTTTTGAAAGCCACTAGGGGTCGAAAAGGCGGTATAATGCTGGCCAGGCCGGCTAAAGAGATTTTTCTGCCTCAGATCGT from Candidatus Neomarinimicrobiota bacterium carries:
- a CDS encoding Rrf2 family transcriptional regulator: MLFSKSVEYAIQALVYLAERDSPDPVMVGQVAKAYNIPHQFLAKIAQTLVKHRLLKATRGRKGGIMLARPAKEIFLPQIVQAIEGPEPEEEQCVFGLDLCTDSQPCPLHHKWKVIREEIRDMMQSENLEQLAHRVTEKHNAMQNLIAGESE
- a CDS encoding helix-turn-helix transcriptional regulator, which encodes MTNLDVMLAKRKMTLTQLSKAIGISLTNLSLLKTGNVKGLRYNTLEKICIVLDCQPGDILEYRPDEDEDEDSK